One region of Strigops habroptila isolate Jane chromosome 11, bStrHab1.2.pri, whole genome shotgun sequence genomic DNA includes:
- the VHL gene encoding von Hippel-Lindau disease tumor suppressor, producing the protein MSTPVPSMGPCLRSVNTRELSEVVFNNRSPRSVLPVWVDFEGKPRHYPVLQPRTGRVMHSYRGHLWLFRDAGTNDGLLVNQQELFIAAPNVNKADITLPVFTLKERCLQVVRSLVKPVDYRKLDIVRSLYEELEDHPDVKKDLQRLSLERSETLRNGIPE; encoded by the exons ATGTCTACACCGGTGCCGTCCATGGGACCGTGCCTGCGCTCCGTTAACACTCGTGAGCTCTCCGAGGTTGTCTTCAACAACCGCAGCCCGCGCTCCGTCCTCCCGGTTTGGGTGGACTTCGAGGGCAAGCCGCGACACTACCCGGTCCTGCAGCCGCGCACCGGGCGGGTCATGCACAGCTACCGGG gTCACCTCTGGCTGTTCCGGGATGCAGGGACAAACGATGGGCTCCTTGTTAACCAGCAGGAGCTGTTCATAGCGGCTCCCAATGTGAATAAAGCAGACATCACGCTGCCAG TGTTTACCCTGAAAGAACGGTGCCTCCAGGTTGTTCGCAGTCTAGTCAAACCAGTGGACTACAGGAAACTGGACATTGTTCGATCGTTATATGAAGAGCTGGAAGATCATCCTGATGTTAAGAAGGATCTTCAGCGGCTTTCTCTGGAGAGAAGTGAAACACTGAGGAACGGAATTCCTGAATAA
- the THUMPD3 gene encoding THUMP domain-containing protein 3: MAEAGGDAGSLGPGAAAAGECAELAAVIGATVPTGFEVMAAEEVQEKLGSASRISRDRGKIYFEVPARGLPQVHRLRSVDNLFVVVQEFKDYQFKETKEDALKDLEDLVKKLPWTDPLKIWELNNSLKKKKTKRKKHNPQSTAGKEKLNNDGEEKGADQKDAKKEEDSAQDTAGVEPADGQDTEKTPEVASQNEEEEEDNNEQSDAKDELQAGAGTETKAPDGRASDREAKVLKFRVTCNRAGDKHSFTSNEAARDFGGAVQEHFQWKADMTNFDVEVLLNIHNNEVVVGIALTEESLHRRNITHFGPTTLRSTLAYGMLRLCDPQPTDIIVDPMCGTGAIPIEGATEWPSCYHIAGDNNPQAVKRAANNICSLLKKNENKESTASPGIPLDIIQWDICNLPLRTGSVDIIVSDMPFGKRIGSKKKNWDLYPACLLEMGRICTPGTGRAVLLTQDKKCFAKALSRLGHIWRRAQTVWVNVGGLHAAVYLLRRTWERAEEKRSFW, translated from the exons ATGGCGGAGGCGGGCGGCGATGCGGGGTCACTGGGTCCGGGTGCAGCCGCGGCTGGGGAGTGCGCAGAGCTGGCGGCCGTTATCGGCGCCACCGTGCCCACTGGGTTCGAGGTGATGGCGGCCGAGGAGGTGCAGGAGAAGCTGGGCTCGGCCTCCCGCATCAGCAGGGACCGCGGGAAGATCTACTTCGAGGTCCCGGCCCGGGGCCTGCCGCAG GTCCATCGCCTAAGGTCAGTGGATAActtgtttgttgttgttcaggAGTTCAAAGACTATCAATTTAAAGAAACCAAG GAAGATGCTCTAAAGGATTTGGAAGATTTGGTTAAAAAGCTGCCCTGGACTGATCCATTAAAAATTTGGGAGCTGAAcaacagcttaaaaaagaaaaagacaaaacgCAAAAAACACAATCCGCAGAGTACTGCAGGCAAAGAGAAGCTGAATAAcgatggagaagagaaaggagcagaTCAAAAAGATGCCAAGAAAGAGGAGGACTCTGCCCAAGACACTGCAGGTGTAGAACCCGCTGATGGTCAGGATACAGAAAAGACGCCAGAAGTGGCATCCCAAaacgaggaggaggaggaggataaCAATGAACAATCAGATGCTAAAGATGAATTGCAGGCGGGTGCTGGGACTGAGACCAAGGCTCCTGACGGCAGGGCAAGCGACAGAGAGGCGAAGGTGTTGAAGTTCCGTGTGACATGCAATAGAGCGGGAGACAAACACAGTTTCACCTCAAATGAGGCTGCAAGAGATTTCGGTGGAGCCGTGCAGGAGCACTTCCAGTGGAAAGCTGACATGACTAACTTTGATGTGGAG gttCTTCTGAATATTCACAATAATGAAGTAGTTGTGGGTATTGCATTAACGGAAGAGAGTCTTCACAGACGGAATATTACACATTTTGGACCCACAACTCTGCGTTCAACTCTCGCTTATGGCATGCTTAG GCTCTGTGATCCACAGCCGACAGATATCATAGTTGATCCCATGTGTGGTACAGGTGCAATACCAATAGAG GGAGCTACAGAATGGCCTAGCTGCTACCACATCGCTGGTGATAACAACCCCCAAGCTGTAAAGAGAGCAGCAAACAACATCTGttctttactgaagaaaaatgagaataagGAAAG CACTGCTTCCCCGGGCATACCTTTAGACATCATTCAGTGGGATATTTGCAATCTCCCTTTGCGGACTGGATCTGTGGACATCATTGTGTCAGACATGCCATTTGGAAAGAG aatcGGGTCCAAGAAGAAGAACTGGGATCTGTATCCAGCATGCCTGTTGGAGATGGGCAGGATCTGCACAccagggacaggcagggctgtgctgcttaCACAGGACAAGAAATGCTTTGCCAAG GCCTTGTCACGACTGGGCCACATCTGGCGCAGAGCTCAGACTGTGTGGGTGAACGTCGGGGGCCTTCACGCCGCAGTGTACCTCCTGAGGCGCACCtgggaaagagcagaagaaaaacgATCATTCTGGTAA